In the genome of Nocardioides marmoribigeumensis, one region contains:
- a CDS encoding class I adenylate-forming enzyme family protein: MTDLLDLPQGSVVALQVPGSTAYVEVVLALLGRGVVPAPLDPRLTAAETAGILEDLEPVAHVTDPADVDDLAERVAGEPRRTPLARPMHMTSGTTGRPKGVWSGVLTEEQGRALVEEERDLWGFRSDDVNLVVSPLHHSAPLRFAMGTVLAGGRLVVPGPFDVARLTHAIESEHPTTAFVVPTHLARLFAHWDEVGTPDLSSFRLLAHAGAACPQPVKERLLETFPPGTTWEFYGSTEGQLTACPGEEWRERPGTVGRARPGRSITVAEDRTIWCVVPEHARFTYYREPAKTAEAWRETPDGPAFTVGDHGRIDDDGYLYLDGRREDLVISGGVNVYPAEVEDVLSAVPGVLQVAVFGREDPDWGQRVCAAYVGEADPADLAARARERLSPAKRPKEYHRLDDLPHTPTGKVQRLLLPDLVEPDPA; this comes from the coding sequence GTGACCGATCTGCTCGACCTGCCCCAGGGGTCCGTCGTCGCGCTGCAGGTGCCCGGCTCGACGGCGTACGTCGAGGTGGTGCTCGCGCTGCTCGGGCGCGGGGTCGTGCCCGCCCCGCTCGACCCCCGGCTGACCGCGGCAGAGACCGCCGGGATCCTCGAGGACCTCGAGCCCGTGGCCCACGTCACCGACCCCGCGGACGTCGACGACCTGGCCGAGCGCGTCGCCGGCGAGCCCCGCCGCACGCCGCTCGCGCGCCCGATGCACATGACCTCCGGCACGACCGGCCGTCCCAAGGGCGTGTGGAGCGGGGTGCTCACCGAGGAGCAGGGCCGGGCGCTGGTCGAGGAGGAGCGCGACCTCTGGGGGTTCCGCAGCGACGACGTCAACCTCGTCGTGAGCCCGCTGCACCACTCGGCGCCGCTGCGCTTCGCGATGGGCACGGTGCTGGCCGGCGGCCGGCTCGTGGTCCCGGGCCCGTTCGACGTCGCGCGTCTCACGCACGCCATCGAGTCCGAGCACCCGACCACCGCGTTCGTCGTGCCGACCCACCTCGCGCGCCTCTTCGCGCACTGGGACGAGGTCGGCACCCCCGACCTGTCGTCGTTCCGCCTGCTCGCCCACGCCGGGGCCGCCTGCCCGCAACCGGTCAAGGAGCGGCTGCTCGAGACGTTCCCACCCGGGACGACCTGGGAGTTCTACGGCTCCACCGAGGGCCAGCTCACCGCCTGCCCCGGCGAGGAGTGGCGCGAGCGGCCCGGCACCGTGGGTCGCGCCCGCCCCGGCCGCAGCATCACCGTCGCCGAGGACCGCACGATCTGGTGCGTGGTCCCCGAGCACGCGCGCTTCACCTACTACCGCGAGCCGGCCAAGACCGCCGAGGCCTGGCGCGAGACCCCCGACGGGCCCGCCTTCACCGTCGGGGACCACGGCCGGATCGACGACGACGGCTACCTCTACCTCGACGGCCGCCGGGAGGACCTGGTCATCTCCGGCGGCGTCAACGTCTACCCCGCCGAGGTCGAGGACGTCCTGTCCGCGGTCCCGGGCGTGCTCCAGGTCGCGGTCTTCGGCCGCGAGGACCCCGACTGGGGACAACGCGTCTGTGCGGCGTACGTCGGCGAGGCCGACCCCGCCGACCTCGCGGCCCGGGCGCGCGAACGACTGTCGCCGGCCAAGCGGCCCAAGGAGTACCACCGCCTCGACGACCTCCCCCACACGCCGACCGGCAAGGTGCAACGGCTCCTGCTCCCCGACCTGGTCGAGCCGGACCCGGCCTGA